GGCCTCGTTGGCACCGCCGTGCAGCGGGCCGTAGAGGGCGTTGATGCCGGCGGAGATCGACGCGAACATGTTGGCCTCGGTGGACCCGACGAGGCGCACCGTGGAGGTGGACGCGTTCTGCTCGTGGTCCTCGTGGAGGATGAGCAGGCGGTCGAGCGCCCGCACGAGCACGGGGTTCACCTCGTAGGGCTCGGCGAGGTTGCCGAAGTTGAGCTTGAGGAAGTTCTCGATGAAGTCGAGCGAGTTGTCGGGGTAGAGGAACGCCTGGCCGAGGGCCTTCTTGTGCGCGTACGCCGCGATGACGGGCAGCTTCGCGAGGAGACGGATGGTCGACAGCTCGACCATCTCGGGGTTCTTGGGGTCGAGCGAGTCCTCGTAGTAGGTGGAGAGCGCCGACACGGCCGACGACAGCACCGACATGGGGTGCGCGGTGTGCGGCAGGGCGGAGAAGAAGCGCTTGAGATCCTCGTGGAGCAGCGTGTGGCGGCGCACCTTCTCGGAGAACTCCGCGAGCTCCGACTGCGTGGGCAGCTCGCCGTAGATGAGCAGCCAGGCGACCTCGAGGAAGGTCGCGTTCTTGGCGAGGTCCTCGATCGCGTACCCGCGGTAGCGCAGGATGCCCTCGTCGCCGTCGATGTACGTGATGGCGCTGCGCGTCGCGGCGGTGTTCACGAACCCGGGGTCGAAGGTGTTGTAGCCGGTCTGCTTGGCGAAGGTCGAGAGGTCGACGACGTCTCGGCCGTCGACGGCCTTCAGCACCGGGAACTCGGCGACCCGATCGCCGAGATTCAGGGTCACCTTCTCGCTGCTCGTCGCGTCGCTCACCCCTACAGCCTACCGGCGCTGAGACGTGCCACTGCCGCGTCCACCCGTTCGTCGGTGGCCGTGAGGGCGACGCGCACGTGACGCGCGCCCGCGGCGCCGTAGAACGAGCCCGGGGCGACGAGGATGCCGAGACGCGCGAGGGCGCCCACGGTCTGCCAGCAGTCCTCGTCGCGCGTGGCCCACAGGTAGAGCCCGGCGCGCGAGTCGTCGATGTGGAAACCGGATGCCGTGAGGGCTCCCACGAGCGCCTCGCGGCGGCGGCGGTACAGCTCCTTCTGCGCGGCGACGTGCTGCTCGTCGGCGAGCGCCGCGACCATGGCCGCCTGCACCGGCGCGGGCGGCATGAGTCCCAGGTGCTTGCGGGCCGTGAGCAGCTCGCCCACGAGGTCGCTGCATCCGGCCACGAACCCGGCGCGGTAGCCCGCGAGGTTCGACTGCTTCGAGAGCGAGTAGACCGAGAGAGTGAGGCGACGCGAGCCCTGCGTGACCTCGGGGTGCAGGATGCTCGGCGTCGGCTCGTCGGAGCTCCAGTCGAGTTCGGCGTAGCACTCGTCGTTCGCGATGACGGCACCGAGCTCCCGAGCGCGGGCGACGGCGGTGCGCAGGAATTCGATCGAGTGCACGCGCCCGTCGGGGTTGCCGGGGCTGTTGAGCCACACGAGCTTCGTCTCGGCGGGCCACTCCTCCGGCTCGTCGGAGGTGAGCACGGTCGCGCCGACCACGGCCGCTCCGACGGCGTAGCTCGGGTACGCGGCGCTCGGCTGCACGACGACGTCGCCCGGGCCGAGTCCCAGGAGCGTCGGCAGCAGGGCCACGAGCTCCTTCGAGCCGATCGTGGGGATGACGTTGGCGACCGTCAGGTCGGGCACACCGCGGCGCCTGGCGTACCACTCGACGATCGCCTCGCGCAGGGCGGGCGACCCGGCCGTGAGCGGGTAGGCGTGCGCATCCGTGGCCGCCGAGAGCGCCTCGCGCACGGATGCGGGGGTCGGGTCGACGGGCGAGCCCACGGAGAGGTCGACGATGCCGTCGGGGTGGGTCCGGGCCTCGTCGCCGTAGGGGGTCAGCAGGTCCCAGGGGAAGTCGGGCAGCTCGAGCGGCACGTCACGAGCCCCGGGTCACTGGCCCTGGGGCGGGAGTGCGGCGACGATGGGGTGGTCGCCGGGGATCACGCCGACCTTCGCGGCGCCACCGGGCGATCCGACCTCCTCGAAGAACTCGACGTTGGCCTTGTAGTAGTCGGACCACTGCTCGGGGAGGTCGTCCTCGTAGTAGATCGCCTCGACGGGGCAGACCGGCTCGCACGCACCGCAGTCGACGCACTCGTCGGGGTGGATGTACAGCATCCGGTCGCCCTCGTAGATGCAGTCGACGGGGCACTCGTCGATGCAGGCGCGGTCTTTGACATCCACGCAGGGAAGGGCGATGACGTAGGTCACCTGTCCATCCTAAGACGACTCGGAGGGGTTGCCCTGACGCCGCGGACCCGGCAGCGGCCAGAGCGCCGAGCCGAGCGCGACGAGGGTCACGCCCGCCAGCCACGCGATACCGAGGGCGTCCGCCGCGACCACGACGACGTCCCCCTCGACCATGGCGAGCACGAGCGCCGAGCCGACGACGGCCGTGACGGCCGCCCCGGTCACGAGCGGCTGTGCGACGGAGAGCCGCACGCCGAGAACGAAAGCCGCGACGACGACGAGCCCGCCGAGCAGGAACCACGGCGGGGTCGACGCGTGGGCGAAGGTCGTGAGGGCACCGACGGCCGCGCCGACGACGAGCGCGAGGATCGCGACGCCGAATCGCACGGCCGGGTGCACGGCTCGACCTTACGCGTTCTGGTTCTGGCGCTTGAGGCGCGACGCGGCGCGGGCGCGCTCGGTCTGGTCGAGCAGCACCTTGCGGATGCGCACGGTCTCGGGCGTGACCTCGACGCACTCGTCCTCGCGGGCGAACTCGAGGCACTCCTCGAGCGTCAGCTGGCGCGGCACGTCGAGCTTCTCGAAGGTGTCGGCCGTCGAGGAGCGCATGTTGGTGAGCTGCTTCTCCTTGGTGACGTTGACATCCATGTCCTCGTTGCGCGGGTTCTCGCCGATGACCATGCCCTCGTAGACCTCGTCGCCCGGCTGCACGAAGAACGACATGCGCTCCTGCAGGGCGATCATGGCGAACGGGGTGGCGACGCCCGCGCGGTCGGCGACGATCGAGCCGGTGACGCGCGTCTGGATGTCGCCCGCCCACGGGCCGTAGCCGTGCGAGATCGCGTTCGCGATGCCGGTGCCGCGCGTCGCGGTGAGGAACTCGGTGCGGAAGCCGATGAGGCCGCGGCTCGGCACGACGAACTCCATGCGCACCCAGCCGGTGCCGTGGTTCGACATGCCCTCCATGCGGCCCTTGCGCGCCGCGAGCAGCTGCGTGATGGCGCCGAGGTGCTCCTCGGGGGCGTCGATCGTGACGTGCTCGAAGGGCTCGTGGATCTTGCCGTCGATGACGCGCGTGACGACCTGCGGCTTGCCGACGGTGAGCTCGAAGCCCTCGCGTCGCATGTTCTCGACGAGGATCGCGAGCGCGAGCTCGCCGCGGCCCTGCACCTCCCACGCATCCGGGCGCCCGATGTCGACGACGCGGATCGAGACGTTTCCGATGAGCTCGCGGTCGAGGCGGTCCTTGACCATGCGCGCCGTGAGCTTGTGGCCCTTGACCTTGCCGACGATGGGCGAGGTGTTGGTGCCGATCGTCATCGAGATGGCCGGTTCGTCGACCGTGATCGCGGGCAGCGGACGGATGTCGTCGGGGTCGGCGATCGTCTCGCCGATCGTGATCTCCTCGATGCCGGCGACGGCGACGATGTCGCCCGCGGATGCCGACTCGGCCGGGTAGCGGTCGAGGGCCTTCGTCTTGAGCAGCTCGGTGATGCGCACGTTCGAGTGCGAGCCGTCGTGGCGCACCCAGGCGACCGTCTGGCCCTTCTTGATCGTGCCCGCGAAGACACGCAGGAGGGCGATGCGGCCGAGGAACGGCGAGGCGTCGAGGTTGGTGACCCATGCCTGGAGGGGCGCCTCGTCGTCGTACGACGGCGCGGGCACGTACTTGAGGATCGCCTCGAAGAGCGGCTCGAGGTCGTCGTTGTCGGGCAGTTCGCCGTTGGCGGGCCGGTTCCACGACGCGGCGCCGTTGCGGCCCGACGCGTAGACGACGGGCAGCTCGAGGAGTGCGTCGACGTCGAGGTCGGGCATGTCGTCGGAGAGGTCGCTCGCGAGGTTGAGCAGCAGGTCGTGGCTCTCCTCGACGACCTCCTCGATGCGCGCATCCGGGCGGTCGGTCTTGTTGACGGCGAGGATGACGGGGAGCTTCGCCTCGAGCGCCTTGCGCAGCACGAAGCGCGTCTGCGGGAGGGGGCCCTCGGAGGCGTCGACGAGCAGCACGACGCCGTCGACCATGGAGAGGCCGCGCTCGACCTCGCCGCCGAAGTCGGCGTGGCCGGGGGTGTCGATGACGTTGATGGTGACGGGGCCCTCGGTCGCGTGGGTGCCCTCGTAGATGATCGCCGTGTTCTTGGCGAGGATCGTGATGCCCTTCTCGCGCTCGAGGTCGTTCGAGTCCATGGCGCGCTCCTCGACGTGCTCGTGCGAGCCGAAGGAGTGCGTCTGGCGGAGCATGGCGTCGACGAGGGTGGTCTTGCCGTGGTCGACGTGGGCGACGATGGCGACGTTCCGCAGGTCGGAACGGTGGGCGATGGGCATGAAGGAACCTCGGGATGTAGGAGGGGAAGTCGTGGGCGCCCCGAACGGGCGACGGTCCATCCTACCGGAGCCGGTATCGTGACGCCGTGAACGAGCGCCCCGTCGACCGTCTACGGGTCTTCTCCGACCTCGACTTCTCGGCACTCGCGGCGCCCCTGCCCCGGCGACCCGTGGTCTGGCGGCTGCGCACGTCGATGCCCGGGTGGATGGCGACGCTCACGATCACGCTCGCGATCGTGGCCGGCTCGACGGCTGTCTTCGGGATCCTGCGCTCCGTCGGCATCCTCATCACCGGTACGACGCCCGCCGCCGCCACGTGGGTCGCCTCCTGGACAGTGTCGTGTGTCGCGATCGTCGTCGGCGCCGTCCTGCTGTTCCGCTGGTGGCATCGCCGGTTCGGGCGCCCCCTCACCCCGCTCACCGACGAGCTCCGGCCCTTCGCCGATGCGAACGGCCTCGATACCAGCAGCGTCTCGCGCGTCGAGGCGACGCTGCCGGCGCCGTCCGGATGCGAGGGCAAGGTGCAGCGGCTCACGCGCGTGCTGCAACCCGCCGAGGGGTCCCCGTGGCCGCCGTTCCTGATCGGCCGACGCGTGTTCCACGACCCCGTGCCGCCGGACTTCCGTCCCACCGAGCGACGCCAGTACCCGGGCCTCGTCGACGACGGGCTCTTCCTCGCCGTCCCGATGCCGCGGCGGCTGCCGCATATCGCTCTCCTGCGCGACTTCGAGCTCTCCTCGTCGCCGCTCGAGCTGCGCACCGCCTACAGCATGGGGCTCGAGTTCGACGAAGTGTTCACGCTCCTCTGCCCGCCGGGCTACGAGCGCGACGCGCTCTACCTGTTCACCCCGGATGTCATGGCGGCGATGATCGACGACGCGGGCGGCGCGCAGTGGGGCGCCGAGGTGCTCGACGACCAGTTGTTCTTCCGATTTCCGCCGAGCTCGCTGCCGGGCGCGGTGCTCGAGGAGGATCTCCGGCGCGCGTTCCGGCTCGTCGAGCGCACCTCGGTGCAGCTCGAGGAGCAGGCGCGACGCTACTCCGACGCGCGCGTCGGGGAGCGGTCGCTCGATCTCATCGACGACGCGGGCCGGCGCGTGGGGCGGCGACGCATCGCCCCCGCGCTGTTGATCGCGCTCGTCGCGCTGCCGTTCATGGTGATCGCGCCGTTCGTGCTGATCGTGGGCGAGGGCCTGCTGTCCTGAGCGATCACCACGCGGCGGCGTCTAGCCCGCCGGGCTCGCCGCGGGCGCGCCGGGCTCCCACTCCCACGCGTTCCACAGCACGCCCCGCGCGAGCGGCGACCGCGTCACGCCCTCGACGCGATCGGACACCGCGGTGAGGGTCGGATGCGCGAAGAGCGGCAGCCCGTACGCGGCTCCCCACAGCAGGGCGTCGAGCTCGCGGAGCGCGTCCGTCTGCTCGTCCGCGTCGCCCGTGCCGAGGACGCGGTCGACGAGCTCGTCGGCCTCGGGGTCGGAGAAGCGGTTGAGGTTGGCGACGGCGGAGTCGCTGCGGAAGACCGCCGCGACAGCCGAGGGGCCGAGGCGCGTCGTATCCCACGCGAAGAGCGCGGCGTCGTAGGCACCCGAGACGCCGAGCATCTCGGTCCAGTTCGGCCGAGAGCAGTCGGTCACGCGGAAGCCGGCACGCTCGGCGGAGGTGCGGATGAGCTCGAACTCGGCGACGCGGCGCGGATCGGCGGGGTCGTAGAGGATGCACACCTCGGGCGACACCACGCCCGCCTCGGCGAGCAGGGCCTCGGCGGCGTCGACGTCGGTCGAGCCGTACTCCGAGGAGCCGTTCTCGGCGATGACCTCGGCGTAGGCGGGGGCGCCGGGACGCAGCACGAACGAGTCGAGCGGGGCGGCATCCGCCTGCACGGGCTGCACGAGCTCCTCGACGATCTGCTGGCGGGGCACGACGCGCAGGAACGCCTCGCGGATGCGCGCGTCGCCGAAGAGCCCCGACTTCGAGTCGGCGAACTGCAGGTCGATGTGCTCGAACGTCGCCTCGCTCCCGGCGACGACGGCGACGCCGTCGACCGCGGCGAGAGAGCGCGCGAGCTCGGCGTCGGGCGCCGGGGCGGCGACGTCGACGCGTCCGTCCTCGAAGCGCCGCACGAGTTCGGCCGGGTCCTCGACGGTCTCGAGCACGAGCGACTCGATCGCGGGGGCGCGCGATCCGCGGTAGCGGGGGTTCGCAGTGAGGGTCACCGAGCCGTCGCTCACAGCCGACACGAGGTACGGCCCGTTCGCGACGAGCAGCTCGGGGTCGGGCGAGCTGCCGACGAGGTCGAAGCCGCTGTTCCACACGTCGGCGATGTCGGAGAGCGCCGCGGTGTCGCCCTCCTCGATCGCCGCGACGAGCGCGTCCTGTGCGGCGCGCGCCGCCTTCGCGTCGGGGGCGGATGCGGCGTCCGCGTCGTCCGCGCCGAGCGGCAGGTCGAGGGCGCGCGACGCGACGATGTGGGCGGGGAGGCCCGGCGCGAGCGCCGTGGGCCACCCGGGCGTGAACTCGTCGTAGTGCACGAAGAGCGAACGGCCGTCGTCGCCGAGCTGCGGCGTCTGCGTCGCGAGCTCGAGCCCGCGGCCGCGCGCACCGTCGAAGTAGACGACGTCGTCGGGCAGCTCGCCGAGGCGGCCCGTGCCCGCGTCGACGTAGGCGCTCGCATCGACGTCGTCGCTGTCGAGGGCACCCGAGTTCGCGGCCCACGCGAGCAGCAGGTCGGCGGGCGTGACGGGAACGCCGTCAGACCACGTGACCCCGTCGGCGATCGTGTAGCGCACCGTCAGCGGGTCCTCGTCGGTGATCTCGGCCGAGCCGAAGGAGTCGTCCTCGACGAGGCCGTATTCCGCATCCGGGTACGCGAAGGCGCTTCCCGTGAGGTACGCGACGTCGGCGTTGAGGGTCGACGCGCGCCCGTACGAGCTGTTGGCGTTGAGGGAGGTGAGGGCGCCGCTCACGGCGACCGTCGCGCGGGAGCCGTCGACCACGCGGTCGTGCTGCGTGCATCCCGCGAGAGCCGAGGCCGCGACGGCGAGCGCTGCTGCGCCGGCGAGTGCACGGATGGTCCTCATCCGCTCCACCCTACGGCGAAGGGCCGCCGCCGCGTGACGTACGCGGTGGCGGCCCTCGGCCGGTGGGGTGCGCTCAGGCACCCAGCGGGATGTCGGCGCCCGGGATGGCGGCGAGCAGCTCGCGCGTGTAGTCGGTCTTCGGGTTCTCGAAGACCTCGTCGACCGACGCCTGCTCGACGACGCGACCCTTCTGCATGACCGTCACGTGGTCCGCGATGACGCGGACGACGGCGAGGTCGTGCGTGATGAAGAGGTAGGTGAGCCCGAGCTCGGCCTGGAGGTCGGCGAGCAGGTTGAGCACCTGCGCCTGCACGAGCACGTCGAGCGCCGAGACGGCCTCGTCGAGCACGACGATCTCCGGCTTGAGGGCGAGCGCGCGAGCGATCGCGACACGCTGACGCTGGCCGCCCGAGAGCTCGTTCGGGTAGCGCGTGAGCACCGTCTCCGGCAGCGCCACCTGGTCGAGCACCTCGCGCACGCGCGCCTTGCGCGACTTCTGGTCGCCGATGCCGTGCACGTGCAGCGGCTCCGCGATCGTGTTGCCGATGTTGTGCAGCGGGTCGAGCGAGCCGTACGGGTCCTGGAACACGGGCTGCATCTTGCGACGCAGCTTGAGCAGGTCGGCCTTGCCGAGACCCGCGACGCTCTTGCCCTCGACGAGGATGTCGCCCTCGGTGATGTCCTCGAGGCGCAGCAGGAGCTTCGCCGCCGTCGACTTGCCCGAGCCCGACTCGCCCACGAGGGCCATGGTCGAGCCCTTGGGCACCTGGAACGAGATCTTGTCGACCGCCGTGAACGGGATCGACTTCGGGCCGCCCGTGCGGATCTTGAAGACCTTCGTGACGTCGCGGAACTCGATCACGGGAGGCGCGTCGGCCGCGGGGACGTCGGACGCGGTGCGCTCGGCGGCCGTGACGAGGTCGAACGCGGCATCCGCGCCCGAGACCTCGGCCGACTCGAGCGAGGCGCCCGTCGTGACCGCCGACTGGATGCGCTTCGACGCGAGGCTCGGAGCCGCGGCCACGAGACGCTGCGTGTACGGGTGCTGCGGGTTCTGCAGGATCTCCCGGGCGGGGCCCGACTCGACGATCTTGCCGCGGTGCATGACGATGAGGTTCTCGGCGCGCTCGGCGGCGAGGCCCAGGTCGTGCGTGATGAAGATGACCGCGGTGTTCCGCTCGGTCGTGAGGGTCTCGAGGTGGTCGAGGATCTTCTTCTGCACCGTCACGTCGAGCGCGCTCGTCGGCTCATCCGCGATGAGCAGCTTCGGGTGCGACGAGAGGCCGATGCCGATGAGCACGCGCTGGCGCATGCCGCCCGAGAACTCGTGAGGGAACTGGCGCAGGCGCTGGTCGGCATCCGACAGCCCCGCCTCCTTGAGAACCTCGACGGCGCGCTTGCGCACCTCTCGCTTCGAGGTGGCGAGCCCGTTCGCACGGATCGTCTCCTCGACCTGGAACCCGATGCGGTGCACGGGGTTGAGCGAGTTCATCGGGTCCTGCGGGACCAGGCCGATCTCCTTGCCGCGCACGCCCTCCATCTCGCGCCGCGAGAGCTTCGAGAGGTCGCGTCCCTCGAACAGCACCTTGCCGCCCGTGATGCGGCCGGAGCCCGGCAGCAGGTTGATGATCGCGTGCGCGGTCGTCGACTTGCCCGAGCCCGACTCGCCCACGATCGCGACGGTCTCGCCCGGGTAGAGGTCGAAGCTCACGCCGCGCACGGCCGGCACGAAGCCGTCCTGGGTCTTGAACGCGACCTGCAGGTCCTCGACGGAGAGCAGGGGTTCGAGAGCGGTCACCGGGTGGCCCTCGCCTTCGGGTCGAGTGCATCGCGGACCGTCTCGCCGAGCATGATGAACGCGAGCACGGTGATCGACAGGGCGATGGACGGGTAGATCAGGGTGAACGGCGCCGTGCGGAGGCTCGTCTGAGCCGCCGAGATGTCGTTGCCCCATGACATGAACAGGTTGTTGGGCAGACCGACGCCGAGGAACGAGAGCGTCGCCTCGGCCGTGATGGCGCCCGCGAGACCCACCGTGGAGATGATGATGACGGGCGCGATCGAGTTCGGCAGCACGTGCGTGAACATCGTGCGCACCTTCGACAGCCCGATCGCCTCCGAGGCCATGACGTAGTCGAGGTTCCTGACCCTCAGCACCTCGGATCTCAGGATGCGGGCCGTGGATGGCCAGCTGAAGAATCCGATCGCGAGCGAGATCACCCAGATGTTCCGGTCGTGCAGGAACAGGGACATGATCACGACGGCCGCGAGGATGTAGGGGATCGCGAAGAAGATGTCGCCGAGGCGCATGAGGAGCGAGTCGAGCCAGCCGCCGAAGTAGCCGGCGAAGGCGCCGATCACGATGCCCATGAAGGCGACGAGCACCGTCACGATGACACCGACCGAGAGCGACGTGCTCGTGCCGTGCACGATGCGCGAGAAGACGTCGCAGCCCTGCTTCGTGAAGCCGAGCGGGTGGCCAGGGATCGGGCCATGGTCGGAGATGCGCGTGCCGATCGGCAGACCGAACTCCTCGGCCTGCTGCTCGTTCGAGATGCTCAGGATGCAGTTCGAGTTCGGCGGCACGTCGGTGAAGACGCCCGGGAAGAACGCGACGAACACGATGAACGCGATGACGACGGCCGAGACCCAGAACATCCACCGGCTGCGCAGGTCGCGCCAGGCGTCGAGCCAGAGGTTCGACTTGCGGTCGCTCACGCGGACCGCGTCGACGGCACCCAGCCCGCCTTCGTCGACCTCGGCGACGAAGTGGGGCGCGGTGCGGATGGGGTTCTTACTTGACATAGCGGATCCTCGGGTCGAGCACCCCGTAGAGGAGGTCGATGGCGATGTTCACGAGCACGTACACGATGACGAGGATCGTGACGATCGACACGATCTCGGGGGTGTCGTGGCGGTTGATCGCCTTGAACAATTCGTTGCCGACTCCCGGCACGTTGAAGATGCCCTCGGTGACGGTCGCGCCGACGATCAGGATGCCGAAGTCGGCGGCCAGGTTCGTCGTCACGGGGATCATCGAGTTGCGCAGCACGTGCACGGGGATGACGCGCCCTCGCGACAGGCCCTTGCCGTACGCCATGCGCACGAAGTCGTTCTGGTTGGTCTCGATGACGGACGCGCGCGTGAGGCGCACGACGTAGGCCATGTTGAGGCCCGCGAGCACGATCGCCGGGAGTATCAGGTCGCTCCATGGAGCGCCCGCGCCGACCGTCGGTCTGAACCAACCGAGGTTGATGCCGAAGACCCACTGCGCGACGAACGCGAAGACGAAGACCGGCATCGAGATGATGACGAGCGTCACGAGCAGCGTGACGTTGTCGAAGATGCCGCCCTTGCGCAGACCCGAGACGAGGCCGGCGAGCACGCCGATGATCAGCTGGATGAGCACCGCGATGAGCGCGAGACGCAGGGTCGTCGGGAAGGTGCGGGCGAGGATCTCGTTGACGGACTGCCCGGCGTAGGTCGTGCCGAGGTCGCCCTGGAGCACGTCGCCGAGGTAGAGGAAGTAGCGGGCCAGGAAGGGCTGGTCGAGGTGGAACTTCTCCTCGAGGGCCGCGATCTGCTGGGGGGAAGGGGTGCGGTCGCCGAACATGCGGAGCACGGGGTTTCCCGGCATCGCGAACACCATCGTGAAGATGATGAACGTCGACCCGAAGAACACCGGGATGCCCTGCAGAAGGCGCCTGACGATGTACCAGATCATGAGGAGTTCAGGGTTTCAGAAAAAGTCGGGCCACGCACCCTGTGGGGCGGCGCCGAAGCGACGCCGCCCCACAGTGCGTGTTGATCGTCGAGCTGAGTGTCAGCCCTTGGTGATCGCGTAGAGGAGCGGCCAGCTGTCCCAGCCGAACTCCACGTCGTCCACCAGCGTGGAGTAGCCGGCCGTGACCGAGCCGTACCACAGCGGGATCGCGGGCAGGTCCTCGAAGAGGAACTTCTGCGACTGGTTGAACAGGTCGGCCTGCTCCTCCTGGTCGACCGCCGCGAGGCCGGCGCGGAACAGCTCGTCGAACTCGGGGTTCGAGTAGTCCGCGTCGTTCGAGCCCGAACCGGTCACGTAGAGCGCGCCGAGGATGTTGGCGGCCGACGGGAAGTCGAACTGCCAACCCGTGCGGAACGCCGACTTGATGGTGCGGTCGTTGACCTCGGTGCGGAGACCGGCGAAGTCGGGGTAGGGCAGGCCCACCGCGTCGATGCCGAGCGCGTTCTTGATCGAGTTCACCGTCGCGTCGACCCACTCCTGGTGGCCGCCGTCGGCGTTGTAGGCGAGCTGGAAGGTGCCGGTCCACGGACGGATGGCGTCAGCCTGCGCCCACAGCTCCTTGGCGAGCTCGGGGTCGTACTCCATGACCTCGGAGCCCTCGACGGCCTCCGGGTCGAAGCCCGCGATGACCGGCGAGGTGAAGTCCTCGGCGGGGGTACGCGTGCCCTGGAAGATGACCTCGGTGATCTCGGCGCGGTTGATGGCGTGCGAGATGGCCGCGCGACGCAGCTTGCCCTCCTCGTCGTAGGCGAAGCCCTCGAGGGTCGGCTGGATCGTGAACGACTGGAACACGGCCGAGGCCTGCTCGACGGCGCGGTCGCCGAGGTCGTCCTTGAAGGTCGCGAGCGCGCTCGTCGGAACCGAGTCGACGATGTCGACGTTGTCCGAGAGCAGGTCGGCGTAGGCGGCGTCGAGCGTCGCGTAAACCTTGAAGTTCAGACCGCCGTTGGCAGCCTTGCGCGGGCCGTTGTAGTTCTCGTTCGGGACGAGGGACAGGCTCTCGCCGTGCACCCAGCCGTCCTCGCCGAGCTTGTAGGGGCCGTTGCCGATCGGGGCGTCACCGAACGCCTCCGGGTCCTCGAAGAAGGCCTCGGGGAGCGGGAAGAAGACGGTGTAGCCGAGGGCCACCGGGAAGTCGGCGCGGGGCTCGGCGAGCTCGACCGTGAAGGTCGTGTCGTCGATGACCTCGAGCGCGAGGGTGTCCTCGCCGCCGTCGTAGGTGCCACCCTCGAACGCGATCGCGTCGATGAACCACCACTGGTTCAGGAGCTCCGGGTCGGCCGCGGCCCACTGCCAGGCGTTGACGAAGGACTCGGAGGTCACCGGGGTGCCGTCCGAGAACTTCTGGTCAGCCTTGAGCGTGACCGTCCAGGTCTTGTAGTCCTCCGACTCGATCGACTCGGCGGCGTCGTAGTCCCACGAGCCATCCGCCTTGTAGTAGACGAGTCCGGCGAACATGTTGTTGAGAACCTGGCCACCGTTCACCTCGTTGGTGTTGGCCGGGATCAGCGGGTTCTCCGGCTCCGACCAGGCGACGTTGACGACGCCGGACGATGCCGATCCTCCTCCGTTGCCGCCGTTGTCCGACGAGCATCCGGAGAGGACGAGCGCGGCGGCGACTGCGACGCCCCCGGCTGCTGCTGCGATGCGAGAGATTCGCACGGTTCCTCCTGTACACAATGGGACGCCATGCGGGCATACGCGCGCATGGCGGTGTTGCTGAAACCTTAAGTCGCGTTCAGGCGACCGCCAAACCGGATGGCGGAATCGTT
The Protaetiibacter sp. SSC-01 genome window above contains:
- a CDS encoding citrate synthase, coding for MSDATSSEKVTLNLGDRVAEFPVLKAVDGRDVVDLSTFAKQTGYNTFDPGFVNTAATRSAITYIDGDEGILRYRGYAIEDLAKNATFLEVAWLLIYGELPTQSELAEFSEKVRRHTLLHEDLKRFFSALPHTAHPMSVLSSAVSALSTYYEDSLDPKNPEMVELSTIRLLAKLPVIAAYAHKKALGQAFLYPDNSLDFIENFLKLNFGNLAEPYEVNPVLVRALDRLLILHEDHEQNASTSTVRLVGSTEANMFASISAGINALYGPLHGGANEAVLRMLAQIRDSGESVSKFVERVKAKEDGIRLMGFGHRVYKNYDPRAKLVKESADEVLADLGVKDPLLDIAKELEEIALSDEYFQSRRLYPNVDFYTGVIYKAMGFPTRMFTVLFAIGRLPGWIAHWREANNDPGTKIGRPQQLYVGPAAREWPSGR
- the dapC gene encoding succinyldiaminopimelate transaminase, whose product is MPLELPDFPWDLLTPYGDEARTHPDGIVDLSVGSPVDPTPASVREALSAATDAHAYPLTAGSPALREAIVEWYARRRGVPDLTVANVIPTIGSKELVALLPTLLGLGPGDVVVQPSAAYPSYAVGAAVVGATVLTSDEPEEWPAETKLVWLNSPGNPDGRVHSIEFLRTAVARARELGAVIANDECYAELDWSSDEPTPSILHPEVTQGSRRLTLSVYSLSKQSNLAGYRAGFVAGCSDLVGELLTARKHLGLMPPAPVQAAMVAALADEQHVAAQKELYRRRREALVGALTASGFHIDDSRAGLYLWATRDEDCWQTVGALARLGILVAPGSFYGAAGARHVRVALTATDERVDAAVARLSAGRL
- the fdxA gene encoding ferredoxin, giving the protein MTYVIALPCVDVKDRACIDECPVDCIYEGDRMLYIHPDECVDCGACEPVCPVEAIYYEDDLPEQWSDYYKANVEFFEEVGSPGGAAKVGVIPGDHPIVAALPPQGQ
- the typA gene encoding translational GTPase TypA, which translates into the protein MPIAHRSDLRNVAIVAHVDHGKTTLVDAMLRQTHSFGSHEHVEERAMDSNDLEREKGITILAKNTAIIYEGTHATEGPVTINVIDTPGHADFGGEVERGLSMVDGVVLLVDASEGPLPQTRFVLRKALEAKLPVILAVNKTDRPDARIEEVVEESHDLLLNLASDLSDDMPDLDVDALLELPVVYASGRNGAASWNRPANGELPDNDDLEPLFEAILKYVPAPSYDDEAPLQAWVTNLDASPFLGRIALLRVFAGTIKKGQTVAWVRHDGSHSNVRITELLKTKALDRYPAESASAGDIVAVAGIEEITIGETIADPDDIRPLPAITVDEPAISMTIGTNTSPIVGKVKGHKLTARMVKDRLDRELIGNVSIRVVDIGRPDAWEVQGRGELALAILVENMRREGFELTVGKPQVVTRVIDGKIHEPFEHVTIDAPEEHLGAITQLLAARKGRMEGMSNHGTGWVRMEFVVPSRGLIGFRTEFLTATRGTGIANAISHGYGPWAGDIQTRVTGSIVADRAGVATPFAMIALQERMSFFVQPGDEVYEGMVIGENPRNEDMDVNVTKEKQLTNMRSSTADTFEKLDVPRQLTLEECLEFAREDECVEVTPETVRIRKVLLDQTERARAASRLKRQNQNA
- a CDS encoding ABC transporter substrate-binding protein, with protein sequence MRTIRALAGAAALAVAASALAGCTQHDRVVDGSRATVAVSGALTSLNANSSYGRASTLNADVAYLTGSAFAYPDAEYGLVEDDSFGSAEITDEDPLTVRYTIADGVTWSDGVPVTPADLLLAWAANSGALDSDDVDASAYVDAGTGRLGELPDDVVYFDGARGRGLELATQTPQLGDDGRSLFVHYDEFTPGWPTALAPGLPAHIVASRALDLPLGADDADAASAPDAKAARAAQDALVAAIEEGDTAALSDIADVWNSGFDLVGSSPDPELLVANGPYLVSAVSDGSVTLTANPRYRGSRAPAIESLVLETVEDPAELVRRFEDGRVDVAAPAPDAELARSLAAVDGVAVVAGSEATFEHIDLQFADSKSGLFGDARIREAFLRVVPRQQIVEELVQPVQADAAPLDSFVLRPGAPAYAEVIAENGSSEYGSTDVDAAEALLAEAGVVSPEVCILYDPADPRRVAEFELIRTSAERAGFRVTDCSRPNWTEMLGVSGAYDAALFAWDTTRLGPSAVAAVFRSDSAVANLNRFSDPEADELVDRVLGTGDADEQTDALRELDALLWGAAYGLPLFAHPTLTAVSDRVEGVTRSPLARGVLWNAWEWEPGAPAASPAG